Part of the Oncorhynchus mykiss isolate Arlee chromosome 23, USDA_OmykA_1.1, whole genome shotgun sequence genome is shown below.
AGTGGACCAGGACAGGGAGCGGGGTCAGGCTCGAGCCAGGCTGTGGAGGCTGAGCCCCCCATCCAGCGGATGACTTCTCCAATCGGGAGAGGAAGGAATGCAGGGCTGGCCTCCTGCAAGCACAACGGTCTGATCAACACCCGCAGCTTGATGGTAGAGACTAAAGAAGGGCTGGTGTCGGTGTACTCGGCCCCCCAGTATCAGGGTCACATGGTGGTCAACCTGTCCCCTCAGCAGGAGCAGAATGGTCAGGGGGTGGGCGGAGGAGGGGGACCCCCACAGCTGCTCAACCCCAGCGCTCTGCCCCAGGGCATGGACCCCTGCTTCAGGCCCAATCTGATCCTGTACTCTGAAAACATGCTGCGGGCCTGGGGGGATGGAGGAGTCGGGGATTGCTGTGAGACCACCTTCATAGAGGACTTGGCATCCGGCTCCTCTGCTGCCTCCAAGGATGGGCTGATGTTTGCCGATGGAAAGTTCCTGGAACTGTCTGTGGAGGATGCAAAGATCCAGACCCTGTCTTATGACATTGACGATGATGATGAGTTCCAAGAGCTGGAGGTAAGGCTCGGTTGGCTCTGTCTTTTATCATAATACATTAGAATGTAAACATTTTAAGGGATGGCTATATGTATGAAACACATGAATGTATTTCTGTATGGTTAGAAGTTTCTATTATATGTTTCTATTATTGCATTTAGAGCCAAATACAAATGGACCAGATGGATTACAGAAGTTTTTGTCTGAAGGACGAAGATCACTTGGGTCCTTGAAGCTGTTCACAGAGAGCAACGTTTTATGCTTGACATCTGATAAATATCAGGCTTTTCATAGGCTGCCTCAGCATGAAAGAGGCTCTGTTGAGAATTCAGAGAGGCTAGAATGGAGAAAGGAGACAGGTGAGGAGAGATgatagaggagaacagaggagttgggagaagaagagaaataggaggaaaagggagaggcagTCTGGACCACTGGGTATCTACTGCGTCTGACTGTCTCTGCCAACTGTTCTGAGTCAGGTGTAGCACAGCCCAGGAGGCTTCTGGACAGACCAGGCAGGAGaagacatgtactgtatgtgggctCAGATGGCTATCTTGTGGATATATCATTTCCCTATCCCTGTGTTTATGTGACCTTCAAAGACTAGTTATTTATATACTACATGTTTGCTGGTCAACACTAAACTGTTGGTTTCTGGTATTGCCATGGTTTCTGGTGGTTGTCACTGGAGCAGTCAAGGTGAACACCCTTTTTATAGTGCATTCTTAATTTGAGTTAATAAGATCTTTATTACAGTATGTTGTAATACTTTAGAGAAAGCAACAAAAAAACTTCCCTTCTTCATTTTGCCCTTATTCAGTAGAAAATTAGCTCAGTGGATTCTCAACGTGGGTTCTTTGAAATACACAGCAATGTaataatgtacagttgaagtcggaaggttacatacacttaggttggagtcattaaaactaatttttcaaccactccacaatttcttgttaattaacaaactatagttttggcaagtcggttaggacatctactttgtgcatgacacaagtaatttttccaactattgtttacagacagattatttcacttataattcactgcatcacaattccagtgggtcagaagtttacatacactaagttgactgtgcctttaaacatattgcaaaatccagaaaattatgtcatggctttagaaggttctgataggctaattgacataatttgagtcaatcggaggtgtacctgtggatgtatttcaaggcctaccttcaaactcagtgcctctttgcttgacatcatgggaaaatcaaaagaaataagccaagaccccagaaaaaaattgtagacctccacaagtctgattcatccttgggagcaatttccaaaaacctgaaggtaccacattcatctgtacaaacaatagtacgcaaaaaTAAACGCCATGGGTGTAACGTTCGtcgtcttcctctgatgaggagtaagagaggtcggaccaatttgcagggtggtatgtgtccattttaataatacaaactgaacactatacaaatacaaaataacaaagtgaaagacAGAAACGAAAACccaaacagttccgtgtggaacacacagacacagaaaacattcacccacgaaacactggtgtaaaaaggctacctaagtatgattctcaatcagagacaactaacgacacctgcctctgattgagaaccataccaggccaaacgcaaaatacaacatagaaaaacaaacagactgcccaccccaactcacgcattgaccatactaaaacaaagacaaaacaaaggaactaaggtcagaatgtgacaatgggaccacgcagctgttataccgctcaggaaggagacgcgttctgtctcctagagatgaacgtactttggtgcgaaaagtgcaaatcaatcccagaacaacagcaaaggaccttgtgaaggtgctggaagaaaacaggtacaaaagtatctatatccacagtaaaacaagtcctatatcaacataacctgagaGGCTGcgcagcaagaaagaagccactgctccaaaaccgccataaaaactccagactatggtttgcaactgcacatggggacatgtggtctgatgaaacaaaaatataactatttggccataatgaccatcattatgtttggaggaaaaagggggtggagAACACcttctcaaccgtgaagcacgggggtggcagcatcatgttgtggggttgctttgctgcaggagggactggtgcacttcacaaaatagatggcatcatgaggagaaaattacgtggatatattgaagcaacatctcaagacatcagtcaggaagttaaagcttggtcgcaaatgggtcttccaaatggacaatgaccccaagcatacttccaaagttgtggcaaaatggctcaaggacaacaaagtcaaggtattggagtggccatcagaaaggcctgacctcaatcctataaaacatttgtgggcagaactgaaaaagtgtgtgcgagcaaggaggcctacaaacctgactcagttacaccagctctgtaaggaggaaatgggccaaaattcacccaacttattgagggaagcttgtggaatgctacccgaaacgtttgacccaagttaaacaatttaaaagcaatgctactaaatactaattgagtttatgtaaacttctgacctccTGGGACtataatgaaagaaagaaaatctgaaataaatcattctctctattattattctgacattttcacattcttaatagaaagtggtgatcctaactgacctaagacagggaatatttactacgattaaatgtcaggaattgtgaaaaactgagtttaaatgtattttgctatgGTGTTTGTAAACATCCTACTTCAACTGAATGAGGTGCCCACAGAATAATTATTAACACTTAACATGATTCCCGTGGGTTTCTGTTATTGGACTGCCCTTCACAACGTTCTTACAGTACTTGTGGAGTAAAACATGTATAAGCCTTCCAAATTTACATAGGCTGTCTAAGTTACTATCTAAGTCCCTTCAATTATCATATATCATTTACTGTGTACTCTGGTATTTTTCATAGAACGTTGAAGTCTGTCTCAGAATCTAGTTAATGGAGCATCTGACTCTTCTATTATACAGCCACATTTCTGACTCCATTACCGTCGGATTTAGGCACTGTGTCTGGAATGAGATTTGTGAATTACAGTTCTTTGGCGTCTTGCTCAGAATCCATCTGAAGTTAATTAGCAAGAGTTCTGAAGAGGTGCAAGGATTTCTTGTAGTTTCCTGCTAATCCACCCTCCAGGACAAGAATGTCCTCATAATTAGGGCAATGCTTTTTtggctttttttgggggggcactTTGCTTTCACCAGTATTTCCAGCATGAGTCAATGAAACCAACCATGGAAGTATATTGCATTTGGTTTGATTGACTCTCCCCTTTAACTGCCCCTAACTGACCCATTTTTAGCTACAATTTACAAGTCCGTTGGAAAGGATCAGCTTGAGCAAAGTGAGGTTTAGAATCACTGAACTACAAATAGTATTCCCTGACAAATAATAGGCATTgtgcaattaaggtcacagagGTACGCCACCGCTGACTTAGGCGATTCCCCcaccaaacacacatgcacaaccagacattgattgattgattgattgactggagacaattaaaataacatttcCTAGAACTTTCTACCTGCAGCAAACCCAGTGGATCATGCTGGAAATTAAGGTAAAAGcagctttttttttaaaggccatAAAGCATGGccctacagcctgaattcaaaatggattcaatctacacacgataccccataatgaaaaagttgattttttttctctcaaatttcTTCAGAGTGAAATACATTAAATATttaatatacataagtattcacacctctgagtcaataccttttagaatcacctttggcagcgattacaattgtgagtctttctgggtaagcctGAAAGAACTTtgaacacctggattgtacaatatttgcatattattatttaaaaaattattcaagcactgtcaagttggttgttgatcatcgctagacagccattttcaaatcttgccattatcaattttttattttttttacctccttttctccccaatttcatggtatccaattattagtagttactgtcttgtctcatcgctacaactcccgtacgtgctcgggagagatgaaggtcgaaagcgatgcgtcctccgaaacacaacccaagcaagccgcactgcttcttaacacagtgcgtatccaacccggaagccagccgcaccaatgtgtcggaggaaacaccgtacacctagcgacctggttagcatgcactgcacccggcccgccataGGAGTCGCTAgcgcgcgatgagacaaggacatccctaccggccaaaccctccctaacccggacgactctaGGCCAGTTGTGcttcgccccatggacctcccgatCGCGGTGAGTCGCGGCCGACTGTGCCACCAGtctctgcgatgcagtgccttagaccactgcaccactcgggagaccaccttgccatatatttttaaggCGATTTAAGTCAAatttaactaggccactcaggaacattcaatgtcatcttggtaagcaacttcagtgtatgtttgccttgttttaggttattgtcatgctgaagggtgaatttgtcttccaatgtctgttggaaagcaaactgaaaaaggttttcctctaggattttgcctgtgcttagatcTATTtcatttctttttatcctaaaaaactccctattccttgccgatgacaagcatactcataacaatATGCAGtcaccacaatgcttgaaaatataaagagtgATGCTCAGtgagtgatgtgttggatttcccccaaacataacactttgtattcaggacataaagcaaattttttgcagttttcatttagtgccttattgcaaacaggatgcatgttttgaaatattttttactctgtacagacttccttttcactctgttatttaggttaatgttgttgatccatcctcagttttctcctgccacagccattaaactgttttaaattcaccattggcctcatggtgaaatccctgagcgatttccttccactctggcaactgagttaggaaggacgcctgtatctttgtagtaactgggtttattgatacaccatccaaagtataattaataa
Proteins encoded:
- the LOC110502368 gene encoding synapse differentiation-inducing gene protein 1; this translates as MESGPGQGAGSGSSQAVEAEPPIQRMTSPIGRGRNAGLASCKHNGLINTRSLMVETKEGLVSVYSAPQYQGHMVVNLSPQQEQNGQGVGGGGGPPQLLNPSALPQGMDPCFRPNLILYSENMLRAWGDGGVGDCCETTFIEDLASGSSAASKDGLMFADGKFLELSVEDAKIQTLSYDIDDDDEFQELESEYSSDSESEDNFLMMPPRDHLGLSVFSMVCCFWPLGIAAFYLSHETNKAVSKGDFHLASSSSRRALFLAVLSITIGTGIYVGLAVALIAYLSKNHHL